In Candidatus Aramenus sp. CH1, one DNA window encodes the following:
- the hydA gene encoding dihydropyrimidinase has product MALDLVLKNAKVFTASGPMEGDIGIKEGKIAKIGYIQEEYTKSIDLSGKYVLPGLIDGHTHMEFPFMGEVTADDFYYGTRASIAGGVTTIVDFVTPAPGQDLLSAYKMWRDKADPKVISDYGLHMIIREVNPKIVEQIPDVVNKGVMSFKLFMAYKNELMLPDGELFKLIKTISDYGGVVGVHAENGEIIYELIQQFLRDGKVDPIYHYYSRPDILEVEATNRIASIASLVGKHVKMYIVHTSTGEAVDIISSYRRMGFKFYNETTPHYLTLNLEALKRPDAYRFVMSPPLRSDEQRTKLWERLASGDIFTVGSDHCTYSDSQKKRHTDKVPPFHEIPNGVPGTENILPLLFYFGVKKGAITMERLVEVTSLNPAKLFGLYPNKGVVMPGADADFAVVDPNRKVKISADVLHSNIDYTIYDGVEVEGWNVMTMRRGEVAYEEGQVVAKRGSGKYVPGKIPVLV; this is encoded by the coding sequence ATGGCTCTAGACCTAGTCTTGAAGAACGCTAAGGTCTTCACGGCCTCAGGGCCCATGGAAGGAGACATAGGGATAAAGGAGGGAAAGATCGCAAAAATAGGCTACATCCAAGAGGAGTACACAAAGTCCATTGACCTCTCTGGGAAGTACGTCCTCCCTGGGCTAATAGACGGCCACACTCACATGGAGTTCCCCTTCATGGGCGAGGTGACTGCAGACGACTTCTACTACGGCACTAGGGCCTCCATCGCTGGGGGCGTAACTACCATAGTCGACTTCGTCACTCCAGCCCCTGGCCAAGACCTCCTCTCCGCCTACAAGATGTGGAGGGACAAGGCTGACCCAAAGGTCATCTCCGACTACGGGCTACACATGATAATCAGGGAGGTGAACCCCAAGATAGTGGAACAGATACCGGACGTCGTGAACAAGGGGGTAATGAGCTTCAAGCTCTTCATGGCCTACAAGAACGAGCTAATGCTCCCAGATGGGGAGCTCTTCAAGTTGATAAAGACCATAAGCGACTACGGCGGAGTAGTAGGAGTACACGCTGAGAACGGAGAGATAATCTACGAGCTGATACAGCAATTCCTTAGAGACGGAAAGGTAGACCCAATATACCACTACTACTCAAGGCCAGATATCCTGGAAGTGGAGGCCACAAACAGGATAGCGTCCATAGCCAGCCTCGTTGGAAAGCACGTCAAGATGTACATTGTCCACACCTCCACTGGAGAAGCCGTGGATATAATCTCCTCGTACAGGAGGATGGGGTTCAAGTTCTACAACGAGACGACACCACATTACTTGACCCTTAACTTGGAGGCGTTGAAGAGGCCAGACGCCTATAGGTTCGTCATGAGTCCACCGCTGAGGAGCGACGAGCAGAGGACAAAGCTCTGGGAGAGGCTTGCCTCAGGGGACATATTCACGGTGGGGAGCGACCACTGCACCTACTCCGACTCCCAGAAGAAGAGGCACACCGATAAGGTACCGCCGTTCCACGAGATACCCAACGGAGTCCCTGGAACCGAGAACATCCTCCCACTGCTCTTCTACTTCGGAGTCAAGAAGGGGGCTATCACCATGGAGAGGCTGGTAGAGGTGACCTCGCTCAACCCAGCGAAGTTGTTTGGGTTATACCCAAACAAGGGGGTCGTAATGCCCGGAGCCGACGCAGACTTCGCTGTAGTTGACCCAAACAGGAAGGTCAAGATCTCGGCGGACGTGTTGCACAGCAACATAGACTACACCATATACGACGGAGTTGAGGTGGAGGGATGGAACGTGATGACCATGAGGAGGGGAGAGGTGGCCTACGAAGAGGGACAAGTGGTAGCCAAGAGGGGTAGCGGGAAGTACGTGCCAGGTAAAATCCCAGTGCTGGTGTAG
- the preA gene encoding NAD-dependent dihydropyrimidine dehydrogenase subunit PreA: MKDLSVEFEGVRFPNPFLVGSGPTSGNPEKVISAYKAGWGGVVLKTIGESIVRKSVRPMYASMRVNRELAAFENLELITEDPLEVWDKYMRVIRSEVNVPVIVSIMGGQDYSEWVKLARWAEERGASMVELNFGCPHGEPEKRTGAFIGQHPDLVFSYTKEVVSSVGVPVIVKLTPNVTEIAEVAMSAERAGARAVTAINTVNGVIGVDIERAQPLPDVNGYSSYGGISGPAVKPIGLAAVSKVFSSTSLEVSGVGGIFGWRDAVEYIMMGARTVQSVTYTMLRGFEFVSEWKGELVKFMERKGYSSVEDMVGLAAKKIRSYEFLEKVTKRRTSVDEEINAVRGEVYG; this comes from the coding sequence ATGAAAGACCTTTCAGTAGAGTTCGAGGGAGTCCGTTTCCCTAACCCCTTCCTCGTGGGCTCTGGTCCAACTTCGGGAAACCCAGAAAAGGTAATTTCGGCGTATAAGGCAGGCTGGGGAGGCGTAGTCCTAAAGACGATAGGTGAGTCTATAGTAAGGAAGTCAGTAAGGCCAATGTACGCCTCCATGAGGGTGAACAGGGAGCTGGCGGCTTTCGAGAACTTAGAGCTCATAACTGAGGATCCCCTGGAAGTGTGGGACAAGTACATGAGAGTAATAAGGTCTGAAGTGAATGTGCCGGTTATCGTCAGCATAATGGGAGGGCAGGACTACTCCGAGTGGGTCAAGCTGGCCAGGTGGGCAGAGGAGAGGGGGGCCTCCATGGTAGAGCTCAACTTCGGCTGTCCCCACGGGGAGCCGGAGAAGAGGACTGGGGCCTTCATAGGACAGCACCCAGACCTAGTGTTCAGCTACACTAAGGAGGTCGTGTCCTCGGTCGGCGTGCCCGTGATCGTAAAGCTGACTCCTAACGTAACTGAGATAGCAGAGGTAGCTATGAGTGCAGAAAGGGCAGGGGCTAGGGCGGTAACTGCCATAAACACCGTGAACGGCGTCATAGGGGTGGACATTGAGAGGGCACAGCCACTTCCCGACGTCAACGGATACTCAAGTTACGGCGGGATCTCGGGGCCCGCGGTGAAGCCGATAGGCCTAGCAGCGGTTTCCAAGGTGTTCTCCTCCACCTCCTTGGAGGTAAGCGGAGTAGGAGGGATATTCGGCTGGAGGGACGCGGTGGAGTACATAATGATGGGGGCAAGGACAGTCCAGTCCGTCACTTACACAATGCTCAGGGGCTTCGAGTTCGTCTCTGAGTGGAAGGGCGAGCTGGTAAAGTTCATGGAAAGGAAGGGATACTCGAGCGTTGAGGACATGGTTGGGCTTGCAGCTAAGAAAATAAGGAGCTACGAGTTCCTGGAAAAGGTAACCAAGAGGAGGACTTCGGTGGACGAGGAAATCAACGCAGTAAGGGGTGAGGTCTACGGTTAA
- a CDS encoding cytosine permease, with translation MSKSENELEKKIKEASEGIPEIGKVGREIETIGILPIPNKMRNMSYASLFIFWAMASASAATPLAGLLVYGVGIPYFIAIIFLSTIIGIIPAGLFSEIGRQKPIVSLVQARGTFGYYPANALSMLYTIVNMGWFGLNLAVGAQILSATSGLSFVLWAIILGVLQIILVIFGAKWLNYFYKYTAPLLVISYAILTYYLFSAYHPDLSKLLQPSSPINWSLDINLILSFSILSWSYKITTVTRFAKPYNGRSVAYFLSPGLGIMLPVLLMGILGYISQATTGNWNLAAIYKPGDPVWVIFAAIGASIAIIHTNAMNLYPAVADLLVAVEVFFKRIKSYKISQPISTLGLGVISTILAILGILNYVENFLLLVGDVIFPFTFILIVDYYFSLKNASITVFYKVTKSIGWNGVIALAIGVALNYYDVFGVVSNYFPYQVLGSLISALIYYLLLRMRGHDVLGRKVKGKLLSLYSREIRDIRTRSLKEP, from the coding sequence ATGTCAAAGTCAGAAAACGAGCTGGAAAAAAAGATTAAAGAGGCGTCAGAGGGAATACCCGAGATTGGAAAAGTGGGCAGAGAGATAGAGACAATAGGAATTCTTCCAATACCAAATAAGATGAGAAACATGAGCTATGCTTCGTTGTTTATTTTCTGGGCAATGGCTAGTGCGTCTGCTGCAACTCCTTTGGCAGGCTTACTCGTATATGGTGTAGGTATACCATATTTTATTGCTATAATATTTCTCTCAACTATCATAGGAATAATTCCAGCAGGACTTTTCTCTGAAATAGGTAGACAGAAACCAATTGTGTCATTAGTCCAAGCTAGAGGAACGTTTGGATATTACCCGGCTAACGCTCTTTCAATGTTATATACGATAGTTAACATGGGTTGGTTTGGACTCAACTTAGCTGTTGGCGCACAGATATTATCTGCTACAAGTGGGTTGTCCTTCGTATTATGGGCTATCATACTCGGCGTATTACAAATAATTTTGGTAATATTTGGAGCAAAATGGTTAAACTATTTCTACAAATATACTGCCCCCTTGCTCGTGATAAGTTACGCAATACTAACTTATTACCTATTCTCTGCATATCATCCAGACTTAAGTAAATTATTACAGCCTTCTTCTCCTATAAATTGGAGTTTAGATATTAATTTGATACTATCCTTCTCTATACTGTCATGGTCGTATAAGATAACCACTGTAACCAGATTTGCAAAGCCGTATAACGGGAGGTCAGTAGCCTATTTTCTATCCCCCGGCTTAGGAATAATGTTACCAGTACTATTGATGGGAATATTAGGGTACATATCCCAAGCTACTACCGGAAATTGGAATCTAGCTGCTATCTATAAGCCAGGGGATCCAGTTTGGGTAATATTTGCAGCTATAGGTGCCTCAATAGCTATAATTCACACTAATGCAATGAACTTGTATCCTGCTGTGGCAGATTTATTAGTAGCTGTTGAGGTTTTCTTCAAGAGGATAAAGTCCTATAAGATTTCTCAACCCATATCCACCTTGGGTTTAGGTGTAATCTCTACAATATTAGCAATTTTAGGAATACTTAACTATGTAGAGAACTTCCTATTACTGGTAGGTGATGTGATATTTCCATTTACATTTATCTTAATAGTGGACTATTACTTTTCATTAAAGAATGCATCAATCACTGTATTTTATAAAGTAACTAAATCAATTGGTTGGAATGGTGTAATAGCATTGGCAATAGGAGTAGCCCTAAACTATTATGACGTCTTCGGAGTTGTGTCTAACTATTTCCCATATCAGGTTTTAGGTAGCCTTATATCCGCCCTTATTTATTACTTGTTATTGAGAATGAGAGGTCACGATGTGTTAGGTAGAAAAGTTAAAGGGAAGCTATTGTCGCTATATAGTAGAGAGATTCGCGATATTAGGACAAGAAGTTTAAAAGAGCCTTAA